The Sediminispirochaeta smaragdinae DSM 11293 genome has a segment encoding these proteins:
- a CDS encoding MinD/ParA family protein: protein MADQAQQLREMMKGREEAPVQEKKNTRIIAVTSGKGGVGKTNMSVNIAIAYAQLGKKVIVMDADLGLANVNVALGIIPKYNLYHVIRKQKRLEDIILDTDYGISFVAGASGFSKIANLTAEERESFVVELASLSSADVIIIDTSAGVSANVLSFVAAADDAIIVTTPEPTAITDAYGIIKIIATEIDSLNLGLKLIVNRVKSVTEGKKVAERVINIAGQFLNLKVDYLGYVYDDLSVPQSVLKQRPFLVNEPNGKAAICVKHIVSRLEKVEYKEGGGVGRFIRRLIGRM from the coding sequence ATGGCGGATCAGGCGCAGCAGTTGCGGGAAATGATGAAGGGGCGGGAAGAGGCTCCTGTTCAAGAGAAGAAAAACACGCGGATTATTGCCGTAACCAGCGGAAAAGGCGGGGTGGGAAAGACCAATATGTCGGTCAATATTGCCATTGCCTATGCTCAGCTGGGAAAAAAGGTTATTGTGATGGATGCCGACCTGGGCTTGGCGAATGTCAACGTTGCCTTGGGCATTATCCCAAAATACAACCTCTATCACGTGATTCGGAAGCAAAAACGACTCGAGGATATTATCCTTGATACGGATTACGGAATCAGCTTTGTTGCCGGTGCATCGGGCTTTTCCAAGATTGCAAACCTTACGGCGGAGGAGCGGGAAAGCTTTGTTGTGGAACTTGCTTCCTTATCATCGGCAGATGTCATTATCATCGATACGAGTGCGGGTGTCTCGGCAAACGTGCTTTCGTTTGTGGCTGCAGCCGATGATGCAATCATCGTTACGACTCCCGAACCTACCGCAATTACCGATGCCTATGGCATCATCAAAATTATCGCTACGGAGATCGACAGTCTAAATCTGGGGCTTAAGCTGATAGTGAATCGGGTAAAGAGCGTTACCGAAGGGAAAAAGGTTGCCGAACGGGTCATCAACATTGCCGGACAGTTTCTTAATCTTAAGGTCGATTATCTCGGTTACGTCTACGACGACCTTTCGGTGCCTCAATCGGTACTGAAACAACGCCCGTTTCTGGTGAACGAACCGAACGGAAAGGCCGCCATCTGTGTGAAACATATTGTTTCCCGGCTGGAAAAGGTAGAATACAAGGAAGGCGGCGGAGTCGGCCGTTTCATCCGCCGTCTGATCGGAAGGATGTAG
- a CDS encoding FapA family protein, giving the protein MVELKEIREYMKAQADEDRNRRWVQTEGEDLEDALRQAAIELGVPVKKLEYEIRDQGKRGLFGLGKGHCVVVAYPMVEQVEEADGADLLSMDLGLGDKQEVKDRDGGVVVQLRPEGAFLKVLPPVGSGVAISEKTAVDTLTGRAVHDFDRSMVKRVVKQADGEFIKVGEFIYNPAADAMLSVDITDFDMKAFIVAKPPSPGGADLNFDSIISALKNNGVVHGIDEDAVRDFENDPRYGEPILVASGTKPKNGDDARIIYNFEVDRSKIRLKEKNGKVDFKETNLVQNVVEGQALAKKIPAGEGQSGRTVSGKLLPAKDGKDVQIGIGKNARLSEDGLTAIASINGQVMLQNEKINVEPVYVVPGDVNLKTGGNVIFLGTVMVKGNVDDGFKVKAAGNIEVLGNVGKCELDAEGDVIVHQGILGKGGGKVVAGKGVWAKFIENANVEAGELVVASDGIINSSVEAVQRIICQGKRATIVGGRLRSAEEIAAKTLGSVSGSETILEVGFDPKSKEKLVRLNEKRNDIEKQLDDLGRNITTLETLKKQRKKELSEEKEKYLQDLLKQRRTLQQEKNTLSEEIEELQNYLSSLKVRGKISASDRIFPGVKIVIKDATLETKSEYKASTFINEGNLVKVTKYEEPEEDYSQKR; this is encoded by the coding sequence GTGGTCGAGCTGAAAGAGATTCGTGAATACATGAAGGCTCAAGCTGATGAAGATCGTAATCGGCGTTGGGTACAGACTGAAGGAGAGGATCTCGAAGATGCCCTTAGACAGGCTGCAATAGAGCTGGGGGTTCCCGTTAAAAAGCTTGAGTATGAGATTCGTGATCAGGGGAAACGCGGGCTCTTCGGTCTGGGAAAAGGTCATTGTGTTGTCGTTGCATATCCAATGGTCGAACAGGTTGAAGAGGCGGATGGGGCGGATTTACTTTCCATGGATCTCGGCCTCGGGGATAAGCAAGAGGTAAAAGATCGGGACGGTGGCGTCGTGGTCCAACTCCGTCCCGAAGGGGCTTTTCTCAAGGTGCTTCCACCTGTCGGTTCCGGTGTTGCGATCAGCGAGAAAACGGCGGTTGATACCCTTACAGGCAGGGCCGTTCACGATTTTGACCGGTCTATGGTAAAACGGGTCGTAAAACAGGCGGACGGGGAGTTTATCAAGGTCGGAGAGTTTATATACAATCCTGCCGCCGATGCAATGCTTTCGGTCGATATAACGGACTTTGATATGAAGGCTTTCATCGTTGCGAAACCCCCTTCACCCGGAGGGGCCGATCTCAATTTCGATAGTATTATAAGTGCTCTAAAAAATAACGGTGTCGTACACGGAATCGATGAAGATGCGGTTCGGGATTTTGAGAACGACCCCCGTTATGGAGAACCCATTCTTGTTGCCTCCGGTACGAAACCGAAAAATGGGGATGACGCCAGGATTATCTACAACTTTGAAGTGGACCGCTCCAAGATCCGCCTCAAAGAGAAGAATGGAAAGGTTGATTTCAAAGAAACCAACCTTGTCCAGAATGTGGTCGAAGGCCAGGCCCTTGCAAAAAAGATACCGGCTGGGGAGGGGCAGTCCGGACGCACTGTTTCCGGCAAGCTCTTACCGGCGAAGGACGGAAAGGACGTCCAGATCGGCATCGGGAAGAACGCCAGGTTGTCGGAGGACGGTCTTACCGCCATTGCCTCTATCAACGGGCAGGTGATGCTCCAAAACGAAAAAATCAACGTCGAACCTGTCTATGTCGTTCCCGGTGATGTCAATTTAAAAACCGGTGGAAACGTCATATTCCTCGGAACGGTGATGGTGAAGGGAAATGTCGACGACGGCTTTAAGGTAAAAGCCGCCGGCAATATCGAGGTCCTCGGCAATGTGGGCAAGTGCGAGCTTGATGCCGAGGGTGATGTGATTGTTCATCAGGGAATTCTCGGTAAAGGTGGCGGTAAGGTTGTCGCAGGGAAAGGGGTCTGGGCGAAATTTATTGAGAACGCAAATGTCGAAGCGGGAGAACTGGTGGTTGCCAGCGACGGGATCATCAACAGTTCCGTTGAGGCTGTCCAGCGGATTATTTGTCAAGGAAAGCGGGCGACCATTGTCGGCGGCCGCCTTCGTTCCGCCGAAGAGATTGCAGCAAAAACCCTTGGTTCGGTTTCCGGATCGGAGACGATTCTCGAAGTTGGCTTCGATCCCAAAAGCAAGGAAAAGCTTGTCCGTCTGAATGAAAAACGAAACGATATAGAAAAGCAGCTTGACGACCTCGGCCGGAATATCACCACCCTTGAAACCTTGAAGAAGCAGCGGAAAAAAGAGCTTTCGGAAGAAAAGGAAAAGTATCTCCAGGATCTGTTGAAGCAACGGCGGACTCTCCAACAGGAAAAAAACACCCTTTCCGAGGAGATCGAAGAGCTTCAGAATTATCTTTCCAGTCTAAAGGTGCGGGGGAAGATATCGGCAAGCGATCGCATTTTCCCTGGAGTAAAGATTGTCATCAAGGATGCTACGCTCGAAACAAAGAGTGAGTATAAAGCCTCTACCTTCATCAACGAGGGGAATCTTGTGAAGGTCACGAAGTATGAGGAACCGGAGGAGGATTACTCCCAAAAACGGTAA
- the whiG gene encoding RNA polymerase sigma factor WhiG, giving the protein MGDQLLEEKTEAELWELYRNSRDPKIRDRFIEQYSPLVKYVAGKVAIGMPQNVEFDDLVGFGVFGLFDAIEKFDPEKHVKFKTYAVTRIRGAIYDELRSIDWVPRSVRQKAREIEETIHRLEASLGRAASDKEIADELGISVADFQKLMLKISGTSVLSLNDVWYTGDENDTVAIVDGIESPQSLNPDIIIEKEEIRRVIVQAISELPEKEKKVLVLYYYEDLTLKEIGKVLDVTESRVSQLHTKAIMRLRSKLTNMKKGIY; this is encoded by the coding sequence ATGGGGGATCAGTTATTGGAAGAGAAGACGGAAGCCGAGCTCTGGGAGCTCTACCGGAACAGCCGTGATCCTAAAATCCGGGATCGCTTCATCGAACAATACTCTCCGCTGGTCAAGTATGTGGCCGGAAAAGTGGCGATCGGAATGCCCCAGAATGTTGAATTCGACGATCTTGTCGGATTCGGCGTTTTTGGGCTCTTCGATGCCATTGAGAAATTCGACCCCGAGAAGCATGTAAAGTTCAAGACCTATGCGGTTACGAGAATCAGGGGCGCCATCTACGATGAACTTCGAAGCATCGACTGGGTTCCCCGATCGGTACGTCAGAAAGCGAGAGAGATCGAAGAGACTATTCATCGACTCGAGGCCTCCCTCGGACGGGCTGCGTCCGATAAGGAGATTGCCGATGAGCTTGGGATCAGCGTCGCTGATTTTCAGAAATTGATGCTCAAGATAAGCGGTACTTCCGTCCTTTCTCTCAATGATGTCTGGTATACCGGAGATGAGAATGATACGGTTGCCATCGTAGACGGTATAGAGAGCCCTCAGAGTTTGAATCCGGATATCATCATTGAGAAAGAAGAAATTCGCAGGGTTATTGTTCAGGCGATCAGCGAACTTCCCGAAAAAGAAAAAAAGGTGCTGGTCCTTTATTACTATGAAGACTTGACCTTGAAGGAGATCGGAAAGGTCCTGGATGTCACGGAGTCGCGGGTGAGCCAACTCCATACAAAGGCCATCATGCGTCTTCGCTCAAAACTGACCAATATGAAAAAGGGGATCTATTGA
- a CDS encoding DUF6115 domain-containing protein, translating to MLVTAVALSVAINIILMAFAYIRLSKEIGRRRKSDSLLREIREEAEEIVREINQVTDRNVGLIEDSIRRLTEKLSDADKRITLLGKAAENKEKERITYSHLRHPLPEVQNPLPDFDQMRGDQKEIPAKQKQETLPPLRERVLEMSRNGFSSQVIAQKTGATVGEVELMINLSGGREEVEHGNRY from the coding sequence ATGCTTGTTACCGCTGTCGCCTTAAGTGTTGCTATTAATATTATCCTCATGGCCTTTGCTTATATACGGCTCTCTAAGGAGATTGGGCGAAGACGAAAGAGCGATTCCCTGTTGCGGGAGATCAGGGAGGAGGCGGAAGAGATCGTGCGCGAAATCAATCAGGTTACCGATCGGAATGTCGGTTTAATCGAGGATAGCATACGCCGTCTCACTGAAAAACTCTCCGATGCCGATAAAAGAATTACGCTCCTCGGAAAAGCGGCCGAAAATAAAGAGAAGGAGCGAATAACCTATTCTCATCTGCGTCATCCCTTACCGGAGGTGCAGAACCCATTACCTGATTTTGATCAGATGAGGGGAGATCAAAAAGAGATTCCTGCGAAACAGAAGCAGGAAACACTGCCTCCTCTTCGGGAGCGAGTTCTTGAGATGAGCCGAAACGGCTTTTCCAGTCAGGTTATTGCTCAGAAAACCGGTGCTACCGTTGGTGAGGTTGAACTTATGATCAATCTTTCCGGCGGCAGGGAAGAGGTAGAGCATGGTAATCGGTATTGA